TTAACATCCCAAATTATTGATTTGGCTAAGCAGTATGGCAGGTATGGATACAGAAGGATCACAGCTCTTTTAAAAGCGGATGGCTGGAGGATAAATCATAAGCGCGTACAAAGGATATGGCGTCGGGAAAGATTAAAAGTACCAAAGAGGCAGCCTAAACGTAAAAGACTATGGTTAAATGACGGCTCATGTGTCCGCTTGAGGCCGGAATATCCAAACCATGTATGGAGTTATGACTTTGTTATGGATAGGACCAGGGACGGCAGGGCCCTAAGAATGCTTACTATTATTGATGAATATACCAGGGAATGTTTAACCATCGATGTGTCAAGGCATATAAATGCCATAGATGTCATAGAAACATTGGCCGATTTATTTATATCCCGCGGCTTCCCGAAATACATCAGATCGGATAACGGTCCTGAATTTGTCGCGGCTAAGTTGAGAGACTGGCTAAGGACAAGCGGCGTGAAGACGCTTTATATTGAGCCCGGAAGCCCATGGGAAAACGGCTACATCGAGTCATTTAACGGTAAACTAAGAGACGAGATATTGAATCTTGAGATTTTTGATACATTACTTGAAGCAAAAACGCTTGTGGAGCGCTGGAGAAGGCTATATAATACATTCAGGCCGCACAGTTCCCTTGGCTATCGGCCGCCTGCTCCAGAAACAATAGCAGTGGCATAACAACTGGTACAACTATTGGGGTCATGTCAATCAGGCAGTTTTTAATAAGGGGCGATGAAATAGGGCTATTTGAGTTTCCGCCAAGGGAAAAACCCTTTTATTTGCGCATTACAAAGGAAACGCTATTGGAAAGTCTATTGAGATATGAGAGCATATCCAAAGTGGGTAAACATCATAAGGCAAGCTTTGAGCAAATAAAAGAAGCAATGAAAACATACAAAATATCAATGCGCGATATTCAAAGTGAAATAAACAAAAGGAAAGCCCTAAAAACATATGAAGAACTTGTAAGAGAACTAGGCCATCACCCCAGCACAACAGAAATAAAGATCAGGCATCATTATCTGCTGTTCCGAATCAAAAAGATCTGGGGTTCAATTTATGAATTTAGAAAGGCTTATGGTTTCCCAGGTTCCAAGATAGGTTCACCAGTAAAAAACATTTAATTTCGTACTTCTATTATCTTTTCTACAACCAACCATTTCTTTAACGGTCTATAGTACGCTTGGAAATGTAACTTATGAGGGCCGTTCGTAAACTTTCTCGTATCCCAGCTAATATTGCACGGCATCCACCATTTAAAACTGATAAATTTTCCATCTACATAAAGCGTTGGTGCAAAAAAGTCAATATCATCGTTGCTTGATATGTGGACATTAACTATTCCCGATGCTGGATTGGGACATGTGAGATTTATGATTGGAGTTGGTATTGTAGAATTGTTTACAATTACCCTTACGGATTCCGACTTAGTGGCACCTACATAAAAATAATATGCTACAACTCTTAAATCATATTGGCCATTTGGTATTTTTGCGGTTTGCCATGTAAAAGTATGCGGTGACTGCTGCATATAAAGATTTTTCCATCCTATAAGCTTATTGTTTGCGTATATAAACGCGAAATACGCCTGGCCTCCATCTGTTCTGAAAGTAATGTTAACGTTACCCGATACTTCTGAACCATTACTCGGTGATACTATTTTCGGAATATAACAAATGCTGTTATTCACATTTATCGTAATGGGATCGGTTTTACGCCATGTCCTTGCTGCGAAGTCTGGATACTGGCAATATACAATGTGAGGCCCATTCAAGAAGTATTGCGTCCTCCATGGATTCGATGATACATATTGCTGGTCTACCATAAAAGCAAAATATGGTACAGTAGTCCCCCTACAAGTCATAGTTACATAAACATTGCCTGAGACAGTATCACCATTCTTTAGTGATAATTCATATAGAGGTCTTACCTCCAATATCGTTATCGCAGGTTCTGACCATGCACCATGATTATCCTGCGCTTCAAAAGTAATTGTGTGAGTACCTAATGATAAGCTATTTGTAGAAAATGATGCTGATTCACTCAACAGCCCATCTATACTTGATATCCATTTATACGCAATTATTTCATCGCCTTCATCTTCCGCTGTTCCAGTAAAAGTTACGTTATCACCTTTATATGCTGGATTTGGTATTATTGATGAGATCGTGACCTCCGGCGGAGTATTTGTAATTGTCATATTGCGCCAGAAACCAAGGTATCCTCCCCTATCTCCTACAAAAAGATCGGCATCACCGTCTTTATCGATATCGCATAATGTCGGAGCGCTATAGGCGCCTTTATAGAAGGGGTAATTAATTGTCATCATATATTCCCAAGAGGGGGATTCGGGAGAGCCTATATTTTCAAATAAATCTGTAATCCCCCTATAAGAATAGAAATGTGCCCTTTCATTCCCAATACACATATCGTAATCACCATCGCCGTCGATATCCCCGAACGAAGGACGAATAAGAAATCCTATATTGAAGTTACCATAATTATCGGATACTAATGTCCATTGTGGTTCAGATGGCGTACCGTCGTTACAATAAAAATATAAATCGCCATAAATATTCCCTACGAATAAGTCATAATCACCATCATTGTCTATATCGCAAAATGTGGATGAACTATATGAACCTACATCTATGTTTGCATAATTGAAAATTTTCTGCGCCCATATAGCTTCGGTTGCTGTTCCATTATTACGATAGAAGTCGATTTGGCCACCTATATCACCTATAAACATATCGTAATCCCCATCATTATCAATATCGCAAAAAGAAGGCATGATATACGTTTGACGTTCTATAGAGTTGTATTTATCAGTTACAAAAATCCAAGATGGGCTTGCCCCTGTCCCATCATTACGATACAAAGTAATTGCGCCATTCCAATTACTTATAAACATATCAAGATCGCCGTCTCCATCAATGTCACAAAATACAGGAACACTATTCGAATCTACATCTATATGTGTATAATTAATAACGAAATCCCAGGATGGTGAAGTTGGAGAACCATTATTTTCATAAAATAATATATCGCCATTTCCATTGCCGGCAAACATATCATAATCTCCATCTGAATTTATGTCACAAAATACTAGCGTACTGTTGTTGCCGACATCAATAGAATTATATTCGTTAGTAACAAATGTCCAAGCGGGAGATCCCGGTATTCCATCATTGCGATAAAAATTGATTTTGCCAGCGGAGTTTCCTATAAACATGTCATAATCATCATCACTATCTATATCACAAAAGGTAGGCACACTACGATCCCCTACGTCTATTGATTCATAATTCGAAGAAATGAGTATAAATGAGGGTTCTATTGCGGAACCGTCATTGCGATAGAAATAAATGCGTCCATATTGTTCACCTACAAACATGTCATAATCACCATCATTGTCAATATCGCACAATACGGGCTCACTATAATCCCCTACATCTATAGGCCCAAAATCCCATAAATAGACCCATAGATCCTCGTCTTTGCGGTAAAAATCTACTGTTCCGCTTTGCCCTCCTACAAACATATCGTCATCGCCGTCGCCGTCTATATCACATAGAGAAATAGCTTCCCTTGCCCATAACCCCTTATCACTGTCATAATTAGTGCTGATTAGCACCCAATGAGGTGTATATGAATCTCCGTCATTGCGGTAGAACTGTATATACCCCTTTTTAGTACCAACTAGCATATCCATATCGCCATCGTTGTCCATGTCGGCAAGTATAGGGTGTGCTTCGCTTACCTGTCCAAGATAAGCACCCGGAAGATAATTTCCGTTGACCTTAGCGCCGTATTCTCTTTGGAAGGGGCTTTCTAACGCAGCTGCCATGCCCTGCGCAGAAGGCACGACTTCAGAATAGTTCCTCTTACTATCATAGGCGAAGGCAGTATAATAATAGGTAATTCCTGGCAATGTGTAATTAATATCCATACAACTCGAATTTTTGCCATCATATGTAACGGTACCATCGTTAACATATTGCGGATAATCGCCTTCCTTGCGCATAATTATTGTGCCCGCCCAATCAGCATCGGTTGGATTAGTCCAATTCAAAATTATGTGTTCTATGCCTGGCTGAGCCGAAAAATTTGTTACGGGAGCCGGGGCTATGTTATCGACACTTGTATTTCGCCAAAAGTATATACCACCGCCGATCTCACCTACAAACATATCATAGTCTTCATCATTATCTATGTCGCAGAAAGCTGGTGCACTGTAACTAAGCACATCTATAGACTCATAATTATCCGTAATTAAGGTCCACGACGGCGAATATGGCGTACCATCATTTTGATATAGAGTAAGGACACCGGATTCTCCACCTATAAACATATCATAGTCGCCGTCATTGTCTATGTCGCAAAACGTAAGTTTCGGAGATCTTTCTCCCGCAAACGAAGCATAATTTTCCGTAACTAATGTCCATAATGGCGCATTCAGTGTGCCGTCATTTCTATAAAAGCATATGTTCCCGTTCCCCTCGTAATTAGCGGATTTTGCAATAAAAAAATCATAATCGCCATCATGATCGATATCGCATAATGCTGGCGCGCTACGCCGGGATGATACTGGTTCATCAGAAAAATAATTGTCGTTAATAAAAATCATGGAAGGAGAATTTATTGTACCATCGTTTCTAT
The sequence above is drawn from the Candidatus Omnitrophota bacterium genome and encodes:
- a CDS encoding IS3 family transposase (programmed frameshift) — translated: MARKRFKAEQIVVMLREAEVQMAKGLDIDQVCRNMGISKYTYYRWRKEYGGLKADQAKRLKELERENSRLKKLVADLSLDKAILKEGSRGKLLSPVRRRRAFEQMRDKFKNVSERRICNILGQPRSTQRYAPLVTDEELKLTSQIIDLAKQYGRYGYRRITALLKADGWRINHKRVQRIWRRERLKVPKRQPKRKRLWLNDGSCVRLRPEYPNHVWSYDFVMDRTRDGRALRMLTIIDEYTRECLTIDVSRHINAIDVIETLADLFISRGFPKYIRSDNGPEFVAAKLRDWLRTSGVKTLYIEPGSPWENGYIESFNGKLRDEILNLEIFDTLLEAKTLVERWRRLYNTFRPHSSLGYRPPAPETIAVA
- a CDS encoding VCBS repeat-containing protein, producing MKFNQSRKDIITFSAFLFLFVFSVIFCSSSIATEWQQEYGVEFNGSYSSETYRGGLSYSQPSFVDIDNDGDYDMFMGQSSRPIWFYRNDGTAISSSWTFVTKDCTPDIDKNSPYTNTFCDIDDDGDYDMFVGSWNGTISFYQNDGTSSSPSWAFITDNYNSINVEHKSTPTFCDIDNDGDYDMFVGSVFGDVYFYRNDGTPSVASWALISTEYNSYYASNSVPVFCDIDNDGDFDMFIGTDQGTILFYENIGTPTSPNWWRASYAYANLDVGEYCVPRFCDIDGDGDYDLFLGDMIGNVRFYKNTGTPTSPSWSAGKENYLSIIDNGSLGSPVFCDIDGDDDYDMFSGQGYGAIYFYKNNGTADSPAWTLVDDKFIVLQFDSPYRGYGLVIPTLCDIDGDGDSDIFIGTSWNTTAFYRNDGTINSPSMIFINDNYFSDEPVSSRRSAPALCDIDHDGDYDFFIAKSANYEGNGNICFYRNDGTLNAPLWTLVTENYASFAGERSPKLTFCDIDNDGDYDMFIGGESGVLTLYQNDGTPYSPSWTLITDNYESIDVLSYSAPAFCDIDNDEDYDMFVGEIGGGIYFWRNTSVDNIAPAPVTNFSAQPGIEHIILNWTNPTDADWAGTIIMRKEGDYPQYVNDGTVTYDGKNSSCMDINYTLPGITYYYTAFAYDSKRNYSEVVPSAQGMAAALESPFQREYGAKVNGNYLPGAYLGQVSEAHPILADMDNDGDMDMLVGTKKGYIQFYRNDGDSYTPHWVLISTNYDSDKGLWAREAISLCDIDGDGDDDMFVGGQSGTVDFYRKDEDLWVYLWDFGPIDVGDYSEPVLCDIDNDGDYDMFVGEQYGRIYFYRNDGSAIEPSFILISSNYESIDVGDRSVPTFCDIDSDDDYDMFIGNSAGKINFYRNDGIPGSPAWTFVTNEYNSIDVGNNSTLVFCDINSDGDYDMFAGNGNGDILFYENNGSPTSPSWDFVINYTHIDVDSNSVPVFCDIDGDGDLDMFISNWNGAITLYRNDGTGASPSWIFVTDKYNSIERQTYIMPSFCDIDNDGDYDMFIGDIGGQIDFYRNNGTATEAIWAQKIFNYANIDVGSYSSSTFCDIDNDGDYDLFVGNIYGDLYFYCNDGTPSEPQWTLVSDNYGNFNIGFLIRPSFGDIDGDGDYDMCIGNERAHFYSYRGITDLFENIGSPESPSWEYMMTINYPFYKGAYSAPTLCDIDKDGDADLFVGDRGGYLGFWRNMTITNTPPEVTISSIIPNPAYKGDNVTFTGTAEDEGDEIIAYKWISSIDGLLSESASFSTNSLSLGTHTITFEAQDNHGAWSEPAITILEVRPLYELSLKNGDTVSGNVYVTMTCRGTTVPYFAFMVDQQYVSSNPWRTQYFLNGPHIVYCQYPDFAARTWRKTDPITINVNNSICYIPKIVSPSNGSEVSGNVNITFRTDGGQAYFAFIYANNKLIGWKNLYMQQSPHTFTWQTAKIPNGQYDLRVVAYYFYVGATKSESVRVIVNNSTIPTPIINLTCPNPASGIVNVHISSNDDIDFFAPTLYVDGKFISFKWWMPCNISWDTRKFTNGPHKLHFQAYYRPLKKWLVVEKIIEVRN